The Acidipropionibacterium virtanenii DNA segment CAGCGACACACCTGCTTCCGCTCTTCAACGACCCGCTGCGCCACGATTTTGCCTGGGACCCATTCCTGCACCACCCCAGGTGGAATGACCGGATCCTCGCAGCTGGCCTGTTCGACAGCATGGTCGCCGAGCTCAGCCGTCTCGACACATTGCCAGGCCAAACCCTGCATCACATCTTCCTAGAGTTCATGGCCTCGGTGGTGTCATTCGCGGGCATCACGAGTACCGACCGTAGGCGCCTGCTTGATCAGACAGTGCTCGCGTCAGACGGTTTGCATGCCGCCGATTTCGCTGCGGCGGTCGTCCGACTCCTTCTTGAAGACGGCGTCGACGGGGCTGAAGTGTGGCGCCGCTGGCTCGGCAAGCATCTAGAACGCCGCCTCGACGGTCAGCCCCGGGTCGCATCTACCGAAGAGCTTGAACAATGGGCAGACGTCGTTCCTGTCGTCGGTGAATTCGCCCCTGCCGCAGCGACGCTTTTTGGCGGGCACAGCATCGGTCTCGGCGAGCGGTTCTTCAATCGGGAATTTCCGGATGGAATCCTCGCCGCCTATAGTCATGAGCTAGTTGCTTTCTTTGCCGAGCGGGTCCGGAATACGGCCGGCTCGGACTACATGGTGAGTTCCCGTGTGCGGGAACTAGTCGAGACGATACGAGGAGCAGTTGGAGATACCGTCGCCAAACCACTGGTCGACGCGGCGAGGGAGAGGGATTTCCTGATTATGTCAAATGGAGATGGTCTTAAACAGTAGAGCCTAAGTGAGTATTCGGAGGTTTGGGGGCCGGGTGTTATTGGGTTTGGGGGCCAGGGGTATTGCCGTTGGGGGCCAGTGACCTCCAGGGGTGGGGGCCACTGGCCCTCAACGGCAGGCTCAGCTACCTGGGGTCAGCCCGGCGGCTCAGCTCACGGGCGTGGGCGTGGGTGCGGTGTGCTCGCGCATATTGTGATTGCCGGTGTCGAACCAGATGGTGTTGTGCACGATGCGGTCCATGATCGCGTCGGCGTGGACTCCTGATCCGAGCCGGTGGTGCCAGTCCTTTTTCGCGTACTGGGTGCAGAAGACCGTGGATCCCGCGTCGTAGCGTCGTTCGAGCAGTTCCAGCAGCATCGAGCGCATGGCCTCATCAGGTTCGTCCAGCAGCCATTCGTCCAGGACGAGGAGGCTGTAGGAGGTGTACTTGCGCAGGAACTTCGCGACCCCTTGGGGCTTGTCCTGCGCCAGGACCCAGGCCTCGGCGAGGTCGGGCATGCGGATGTAGTGGGCTCTGAGCCGATGTTGGCAGGCCTGCTTCGCCAGCGCGCACCCGAGGTAGGACTTCCCGGACCCGGTGAAGCCTTGGAACACGACGTTCTGGTTCCGGGTGATGAAGGAGCACGTGGCGAACTGGTTGATGACCGTCTGGTCCAGTCCCCGCTCGGTGACGAGGTCGAGCCGACGTAGGTCCGCATTCGGGTAGCGCAGCCCGGCACGCCGGATCAGGCCCTCGACCTTGGAATTGGCGAAGGAGGAATGGGCCTCATCCACGAGGA contains these protein-coding regions:
- a CDS encoding ATP-binding protein, which codes for MGAAALLEAIEAQDDALAMHLPFEDRLQILVDEAHSSFANSKVEGLIRRAGLRYPNADLRRLDLVTERGLDQTVINQFATCSFITRNQNVVFQGFTGSGKSYLGCALAKQACQHRLRAHYIRMPDLAEAWVLAQDKPQGVAKFLRKYTSYSLLVLDEWLLDEPDEAMRSMLLELLERRYDAGSTVFCTQYAKKDWHHRLGSGVHADAIMDRIVHNTIWFDTGNHNMREHTAPTPTPVS